The following DNA comes from Athene noctua chromosome 1, bAthNoc1.hap1.1, whole genome shotgun sequence.
TATACTCCAGCTCTTTCACTGGCTACTAGTTAGCTATGAGTCCAAATTCAAGCCATTTCAACTTTAATATTGTTTTCTTTATTGCAGTTTTACCACAGCTTAAACCTGCCAAGGCTGGTTCAGTACTGCTGTCCTTTCTCCTTGTACAAGAGATGCTGGAGAGCTGAGTTATCTCCTCCTACCAGGAcaggacaggcagcagggctgcagcaatCTCAGCCTCCTCTACTGTTTTCTGCTGACACAAAACTACCTCCCTGCACCCTGGCTGCAGCAGTCATCACTCCAGCTTTCAGCACAAGCTTCTTCCCAGAGACCTTCTGCAAAGTCAGCTACATACGTTCTAAGCAAGTCCACTGGTCTCACTCTGTATGTTACAACTAACTATCCAACAACTGCAACATAAGTGTCTGCACCATCCAAAACATAGTGTCCTTGCAATACCAAAGTCTGTCGAAAATATTTTGACTATTAACAGAACAAAAAAGCCCTTAAGATTTACAGTGATACAACCATATTAGTCATATCTTACATTTCAATCACAGGATAATTTATCTTGCCCATACAACCCCATCATTTTAAAGTAAAGCAGCACATTAAAGTTGCCAAAACACTCACAAAATGAGTTTGGCATTTCTTTATAAACCTGTCCAATTTTACAATTCCTTTACACACCTCAAACTGTATGCTGGTATGAGCAGAGTTCAAATGCATAATTTTAGTTAGTTTTTTACTTTAGGATGCTCCAGACATTAGACGACTTGTTAAGGTCTGGACATGACAAAAGAAACACAACCTCAGAGACTTGTACTTCACTCAACCATCTGCTGGGTCTTGTCACATTTTTGCACAATTGCACATAGCTTTGTGGCATTCCAAATTCAGGATTACATACAGAAAGTATCTTCCGATGAAAGTTGTACCACAATTTTATTATTCATGAGGTGGCTATATCGTAGCAAATATAGGAAtcttaaattatttgttttaaaatagttgcATTAAAAACTTCATGCACAAGGCCAAAATCTTATTTATGACTacataaaatacttcaaaatgcCAAGCGCATTCAAATGTTCAAAATCCATTTTGCAGAAGTCAAACCAGTGACTTGAACTAGGAGCAgatacaaagcaaaaagaaagtaTTTACTCCCAAATAACTAATTTTCTCATCCCACTGCACCTATGTCAAATTCTTACACCTTTATGGATGACAGATTTTCATGTCTTCTACTCTACAACTGGAGACACTTGCTTAAGTCATGTATCTGTTTATAAAGTACATCTGTTCTGCTCTTCCAATAATTGCTTACAGCTAAAATATTCTGTAGCATGCCTAGTTGATTCTTGAAATTATGCTTTTAAATTCAAAGACACAAGCACTACAGATTcagctgaaataatgaaaaaagtcaTTCAGTAAAGACCAAGTTAAATGCAAAAATCCCCAAAGAGTCATTAAAAGGAAAGACAGCTTACTAATAGATTTTTAGttagttggtttggttttgtccccttccttttcttttttacttgaaaaatgcatatttcaaTACATATGCTTTTTCATATCCAGATATCATACCTGTGTGAAGTATTTTCCATCTTGTTTCAGGACTTTCATGGAGAGGTCAAGAATCAACCGCAAAAATTCCCATGTGGAATCTGCACATAAGAGTAtgatttaaaaacagaacagcaCATCACTGGCTTGTTCACTATTACATATTCAAGACTTGCAACATGTCTACTGTTTAAAAAGTAGCTATCCTATACCTTTAAAAACTCGACAACAcaacaaaacagtaaaacacCCATACAATCCATCCACAATGGCAATAATGGTggacttctgtttttctgcagagCAATTTTTGAGCCATTTCCAAGAATTATGGAGTGGGGAAAAATTTACTGGAGTGTGAACTCCCCAAATACTTTCTCAAGAATTACATGAGTTCATATTATTCTGGAATAAGAGTACAGTTTTAAAGAGTCCTAGGCACCTGctaatttttttctaacattcaAGAAAAATTCGAACAGGAACAGATGTGTTACTATCATTCTTTACCTCTCAGATTTGCTATTAAAAAGGCAAGATCAAAGTATTTTTGTTGCAAACTGCCAACTATTatgcagcagaggggcagaaacATGGAAAATCCTCCTAAATTTAGGAAGATAAATTAGATTAACCTTCTTCTGGAGATGTGGAGATTGGAACAGCTGTCAGATCATTAATTACGTAATCAAACATCCTTCCTTCTTTGGCATACCTCTTCAGTACAGGAATACAGTCTTCAATTAAAACCTGTAAGAACAAAATACTGTAGTTAGTCCTCAAAACACCTTAAAACTGATCaggtaaaaggaagaaatgtgtatTCATAGCGATTAAGAGGAGGGGAATAGTATGAAGTTAAATATAAGTTTAATTTTAGGTTTCATTTTCAACTTTTTACACCATATAAAAAGGAGAAACAGTTGCAGGAGTTACAACAACGACAACATAGGCACTACATACAGCACTGAATTTCCTAGCTCTGTCAGTCATTGCTGGATGACCACTGTTCCACCTACCAAATGGTAACAAGTTAGCAGTCCTGCAACCTATGAGTAAGATAAGGTATTTGTATGAAGGGTCACAGACTCATGCAAAGTAGTATGTGAAGTATGTGAGTCCTGTTAATTTTTTGCATGCTCTTTTTAGCTCACACCTGTAAACTAGTATCTGTGACAGCCTTAAAGTACAGTAATCAAGACAAAGTATTTCCAGTGAAGATGTCAGATTACACCCTGGCTAGTTTGTAGTGTCAGAAGCAGCACATAAAGACCTTAACTGCAGGGGtgcatgaattttattttttaatatttttaatacactAGCAGTGTAATGGTAAgatatttttcctgcaaattaaaaataattttaaagtgttaCAAATTCAGATACTCTCAAGAGTATAGGAGAACTAAAATACACGTTTCTTCTATCTTTTAATCAATTTAAGGAATGATGTTTAATACTGCATCCTTACTGCTATTTCCTCTTTATTTGTAAGCTATGGCAATAAGCATTCTCCTATTTCACATTCCTAAAAAGctacatataattatttttaagagtcTGAAGATAGAGACTTAATTTTGACACTAATTATACTTCCAACACAAATCCCACTGCCAGCTATTAAAATTTACAAGTGTcatcaaaaaggaagaaatccttcccaaaattaagaaaaatcgGCAgacttttcccccaaaatttgCCATAGCAGTCTTCTAGGTTAGGTATAACTGTATTGGGAATATTACTTCTAATGAAAGTAAAACAATAAATTACCTGATAGCACTCTCCTTTCAGATTGTCTAAGACATCTCCGCATGTTTTACGCATATATTTCTTACACCCGTCGATCACCATTTGGTCAATGTTTGAAGCTGGTTAAGGCATTCTACATTCCAGAAATAATACAAGTAACAGTTtctattttttcagaaataaattctcAGAAAGGTGATAGTCACAAAGGAATAGTAAGATTTGTATTGGTGTATATATATTACAATAGCCAACCTTATGTATTTTCCTCCAGATTCAGTTAGGAAGTTTAGGAAGCGCTTATTTATGGTTTTAACCAGTATTTCTGGTGCCTTGGGTTACCATTACTGTGAAAGCCCAAGATGTGAACAATGGGATggtgtattttaaaacatcatgAAGCTGAACTAAGGTTAAGACTTTAACCTATGTTTTTAGAACAAGGGGATCCCAAAACCTAGGGATGATCAATACTTCCTATGGCTAACAGTATCTTACATTACAATTTGAACTACAGAATGTTGAAAATTgatttgttttattattaaaacgGGACAAGAGTTAGTCATTCTGTCACCAACACAATTCAAAGCCCCAACATTCCTATTGattaaacttttttcttctagggattttttttctatctttctttagaaaaacagaagaacCCAAGGCAGCAGAGCTCAGCCTAAACCACAGACTTAAGACCTGTTTTCTGTTAGCAGAAAAGATATCAGTGATGACAGAAGTGTTCCTTTCCAGTTCTATGTAAATTGCTACTCAAACTACAGTACAAATTGGAAACTTGAAAGGATGTTCTACATAATAATGCACAAATACATAATCATTTTGAACCCTATCTCCTCATGCAAATCAGAGCATTGAGCACAATTAACTATCAGGCTAAAACATGAACAGAAAACACAGGATGAAGAAAGTCAAAATGAATGATCAGTTGTTTGTCAAAGGATATCTCTACCATAGTAACCATCTTTGGCTTCAGTTTGACTATCTCGTATAGTATACCTCCATCACCACCTCCTAGGATCAGCACTTCTTTCCCAGTGTAGTCTTCCTTTCCACTGCCCATTATGGCTTGAGTATATGCCAGGTCACTCTCTGCCAGATCTGaatggaaggaagagaaaaagttGGACAGAAACATTACCTCTTTAATTCCTCTCATTAACTGGTATTAATCCAAAGGTAATATACAGACCAAAGCAAGAGCACCTACAGAAACAACCTACTCTGAGACAGTCCAAGTAACAGGAGGTTGCTGGTTTACCAAAGCTAATGAGATCCTCCTCAGAATCCCACACAGGATTTCTCTAGTTCTCAATGCAAACCCAGCAACAGCTACCTCAGCATTAGGAAGTACTGCATGCCAAGAGAAGCGAAATTGTAAAGCAAAACTGTCTGTGCTTAGGACTTGATGTCCACACTTAATATTTCAAGGGGTTTTTTACCTCAGTCTAGTGCTGCAAGACTAATCAGGAGATTTCTGAAAGTACACTCTGGACCCCAAACTAAGAAGAGCAACCTAGCTGAACTCCCATGAATCCCTGCACAGAAGCCTAAGCATGACCATTAACTGCTGAAGGGCCCTGAAGCATGCCTTCTGCTGACTTGTTCACCATTAGATTCAAAGCAGGCAATAACATTCCTAAGGTATAACATATCAGAGCTACAAAGGCAAAGCTGTGTGCAGCAGCACATCATGACATACCGTATCGTTTTGCTAGGCAATCAGCACTTTGCTTATAAGCATGCAACAacaatgcagtattttaaaatccCATGAAGGTAAATAAGTAATGGCATACTTTCCTTTGAGGCACATTGTGACAATATTCAAACAAAGCCTCATCTCCATATGAAACTCCAATTAAAGTTTCTTATTAAAAGTATGGAATACCTAATTTGGTGATTTCAAATTCAATTCTAATTGAATTAGAAAATACCTTGCTAATAATTCAATAAAACCACTTTTCAGCTGCCATCTGCACAGAAATCCCCCTGACAGTTACAGAAAGCTAACAGAATGGTTAGAGGTATTCCTGGTTATTTCAAAGAGCTATAGTCAAATCTCTTAATTACTCTGCCATTAGACTATAATTAGGTATTCAGACCTAGACAGTAACATCCCTCATTTACCTCAGTCAGTATTTTTCAAAGTAAGTACTGACAGATTTTACAAGTCATACTCCTTGATACCTACATTTTCTTGCAAATAGCATTTTTATCCAGCTTAAAAGAACAGTAGCCCATCTTCTCCTAAGTTCactttcaaaaatacaaaaatcagagGGCACAGTACCACATATAAGGACCCTCCCATAAACACTGTGTCACTTCTGATGAACTTAGAACTCAACTGagcattttgaaaactgaggCAGATGATGTTCAACAAAGCAGCTAAATGGTTTAAGATACAGCTGCTCTGTATCTCACCAAGAAGGTAATTCCCTTAAACTCTGCCCACCAGCTCCtactttttcatatttctttagAATCCCACTGCATTTTGAAGACCCACAAAGTAACTTGTTTTAATGACAAAAAGAAGCCCTCAAGAGGCTGGACTTGCAACAAATGGGTAAAAGCTCATATAAAAGGAGTAGAATAAGCTCTGCTAGAGAACACTGACTTCTATTCTCCTGTGACACCTTCCACAGCAAAGATGACTTTggagaaagaaatctttttttgtACTCTAGATTTTACCCTGGTCAGCCTTTCCAATTAAAATACTTTGTATTCAGGAACAgatatatatgtgcatgcatacGTAGCTTCTAGCATCAGTGCCATGACACTTAGGAATCTATTAAAACTGTGCCATAGGAAGATAGAAGACACCACTTCCTAgtttcacacaaaaaaatcctcaaatgAGATACTTACTAACATCCCCACTGAGAATAAGAATATTCCCAAACTGTTTTGAATGCAGAATTTTAATATTCTGAAAAGGTGAATCTTCATCATAAACAACTTCATCTATGTCATACTCCACCAGACGCCCATCAGCTGTGGGCCAGTATCTGTCAATGACACCGCCTCTCAAAATGGCTGGCAATctagaaagaaataaatcagaagattacaaaacatttgagaatgtttattttcttaaaaatctccCTCTAAACATCCTATGGATTCAccataataaataatatttacaaGAGGGATCTAAGAAAACTTGCAAGATTTATCACTGAGATACAAGAAACTTATCAGCCATATGTTAAATATACATAACATGCTAAGGCACAGATGAAATTAAATGGTTATTTATGTTCAACTTATGATGTGCATGTGAGAATTTCTACTCTGAGAGGATTCACATAACATACCAGCCTCCTCAGAAGAATCAGCTCATGACTAGAAATGGATACaatacaaaagcaaaatacagataaAACACCTGACAAAACCTCTTCCCACCTTCAGCTCAGCTAATGTTACTTCTTTGAGATTAGTGGATCTCACCCTTGTAAATTTGTACTGAGACATTTTAAATACATAGACAAACACAAAAAGTAAACTATTATAGTATTTCAAACTGAGCCAGGTCATCCTGCAATGTATAAGCACAATCCTTGTTATATCAGCTAACAGTTTGTATTACTTTTTGAAAGTGGTTCAAGCATCTGCATggactgttttggttttgatacttttgtttggttgggtttttgtaaTTCCATATAGAAATATCTTGGTTCAAATCAGTATTTTACCTGTAAAGACAAACTATATTTGAAATGGCAGGGATCATCAAAATGACTGCACTCTATTAAGCAACATGTGCAGACACAGAGTTCATCAGATTTCCCCACACACACATCAGAGttaagggtggggtttttttccacagaaggGTGTAGCAAGAGACCAGACATAGACAAGCTTCTAAATTCACTAATGATTCTCAATAAacacctaaaatattttttctacccTTAGCGAGCCACAAGATGGCAGCACACGGTGAGAGCATGAACACCTATTCACTATGTCAAGACAACAAAGAGGCAGGAACAACTTTTCGAGCAGAGCTGCATGTGTGAAGCTAACACCAGAAGGATGCTAAGCAAATTCAACAAAAATCAAAAAGTTGAGGGGCATGAGACCAGATCCATGTCAAATCCACTGTTCTAGGAGGTTCATCATCCTATACTAAGGTAATCCCATTAATCTACGTCACTTCAGGCAGACTTTTTCCTGACCCATTTTTCAAAAACTCCTGTCATAGGAATTCCACAGACTCCTAATATTTCAGTACTAAAATACCAGAGCTTCTCCCCCATATATACATTCACAAGATTATCTACATTTGCACGCTGTGCACGAGGTAAGGCTTTACAAGGACAAGGTACATCGATAGCTACCTGTGGCTTACATACACctgttaaaacacaaaaaaaccagaTTTGAGGTATAacatcacttttaaaaatcactacCACTTTACCTGTGGTCTTGTATAGCCTTCAGATGACTTTGTTACAGTACAGCTTAGCTGTTTCCCATCTTGTAGTTTGCACCTCGGCTTTACCAAATCTTCCTGATTTTACACTGCTTTTCACTTTCCTTAAATCATTTCCACTTCTGCCTATATTCTTTAAAGCACCTGCTGAACCCTCCAGCAAGTGCCTGCCTGCATTAAGTGTTCCCTGATTTCAGGGCGCCAGTCACTGCCGGACAGTTGACAGGAAGGCACCAACATGACCTGTGTCCTTCCAGAGCCCTGGGAAACTCCAGCATGAATGCTCTTTCAGCAACAGGCAACGAAGCACACATCTTACTATATAACTTTGTATTTaggcaaaccaaaacaaaagaaggTTTGCAAAGCCTCCCTTCTTCAGTTACCAGTTATATTAAAAAAGCTTGTTACAAAACATTATCTTCTTGGCAGGGCCCTAAGCGCACAGGTTCTCCAGGGTTGTTCACCATGATTGCCCACAGCAGGGGCAGAGCTGTgaaagaaacagctgcagaaaacctTGTTGGGGCACAACCCCCACCGGGGCTTAAGCTTCATTTTAGCTCCAGCCCTCACAGCTGGTCCCTGCCCAAGCTACACTGCAGCTCTGCCCATACCTGtccaagtccaagcattaacAAAAATGCTAATCCTTGACACCCAGCTTGGTCTTGGTGCTGCCTCAGTACTATAGCCCAGCCTGGCAGTCACAGAACTGGGGCCAACCCTGGTCACCATCACCAGCCCTGCTCACCTTGTCCACAAGCTGTGGGACATGGCCCAAAGGATCCAGGTCATGCCCTGGCTTATCCCCCTGCCACCCTTGCCTCCCCAGACCTTCCAGAGCAGCCTGGTCTCACTTCCTGGTTGCATTCTCTCCCACCATTTCATGCAACCATTTGCAGGAAATTAAAGCAGTAATCCTTGCCCAAAGTAACAATACTGAAGATGAAGCTTAAAAGAGTGACAAGCCTCACAGTACCTTTAATTCTGtaataaaagaattttaaaatattgtgaaaacCACATGCATAACTTCATACTCCAGGCTATTCACAGTACAGCAAAGCATTATTTGCTTATTATCTTGAGCAACTATGCAGACAAGCCACATACAGAAGTAGATGTACAAACTCACCGTTTCACCCTTTTTATATTACCATGAAAcaattctttcattctttcttctaCTTTGTTTAGAAGCTGAAAAAATAGCAAATGAGAGGTGGAATTTATAGGTGATCACTTAATGTAAAATATCTGTTAAATTAGGCTACTTGGAAGGCAATAAAAAGCAGCACCTGCACTAGAAGGCTTTGAAATGTAACATTAGAAGCCTATGAATAACTAGCTGGTCACCTTAACCTCACTACTAGCAAGAATGTGCATATTGTAGCAGCTGTCATCACTGCATTTAGTTGTCCTACAGAATAAAATAGCCACACCTTTCAGGCACAGCAAAAGAGGGAACACAAGAACCCTGTAAGGTTTCATTCCCCCCAAAGCAGTGGCCTATTCCCCTGCAATATCCAACTGCTGGAGCCTTCCTATAAAGGATGGTGAAATTTTTCTCCATGAGGAAGAAGTTTTGAATATAGAGGCTTCCCATCTCTCAGATTAGAGAAGAAAGAAATCGTACATTAATAC
Coding sequences within:
- the SMS gene encoding spermine synthase, yielding MAAPARHSTLDFLLGATADCNAVLKALQPIFQEQGMTETVHNWEDHGYLATYIKKNGSFANLRIHPHGLVLVDLQSYNDHMKGREEVDQLLNKVEERMKELFHGNIKRVKRLPAILRGGVIDRYWPTADGRLVEYDIDEVVYDEDSPFQNIKILHSKQFGNILILSGDVNLAESDLAYTQAIMGSGKEDYTGKEVLILGGGDGGILYEIVKLKPKMVTMVEIDQMVIDGCKKYMRKTCGDVLDNLKGECYQVLIEDCIPVLKRYAKEGRMFDYVINDLTAVPISTSPEEDSTWEFLRLILDLSMKVLKQDGKYFTQGNCINLTDALTLYEEQLSRLYCPVEFSKETVCVPSYMELWVFYTIWKKQTDI